One genomic region from Cryptococcus gattii WM276 chromosome C, complete sequence encodes:
- a CDS encoding Hypothetical protein (Similar to TIGR gene model, INSD accession AAW42524.1; CNC07050), giving the protein MVFPSHTNYLHADLQVLWENNGIVDMIGCANTGSSYSAPGHIQISLPALPAALEGKLREVKELKLFMEGKSEFYNDTGRYTPMRLHSCTLELASPSRPLLIPSSDPTHSCSQLQFVLPFDLRLPGWLPSSYENDMTFIGYGCVVEATIGWAEPVSVSPNYGDPTGAVPEPRGLIKPKSRSVFESVFSSSTLLPSSSKKSVSKWQPFSVRRHRLHPPIGSTIPEISERHYTLRPEASSTSPIECVVIAPEFVDINSEEKNLKVSLRIRARRDAIVVAKSRLQTETESTIATEEDDDIHQPESVPMERSNSKCKKEREEPLTHVIELGMEVEETEWLSSIPSRSFRSTFPIPETQPSRYSSQHKLISPPSSYADNHFGFEDRPFKETRTRSCLLSEEGNQRNFFFSNDGLGLTDKWRKVNVVLPMPTEAGEMGSKPQPEINSPFLRIKHALKIRVVCRNAGNSEDAVVLLSTPIRFSTCPTTMPTPIGKPHLASLPSYIQLFHENGELRECDPLPLYTAHESGLQATIPLSEPERSDCSIPAPSYESILPCPSVLSNSSIPSSSTLDSASGAASASASVCRSRSGSLSPSGISSSSDLDPLDEGERSLRGRSFSPASQLSDDDAMDLDGAGPGSAAGDSPSGARQGEEGILEESMERLVRKIGVKRTGRGNPMLTPLVVRQAL; this is encoded by the exons ATGGTTTTTCCCTCACACACAAATTACCTTCATGCAGATCTTCAAGTGTTATGGGAGAATAATGGAATTGTGGATATGATCGGTTGCGCCAACACGGG ATCATCATACTCCGCCCCTGGACATATTCAAATATCACTTCCTGCGCTTCCTGCAGCCCTGGAGGGTAAATTAAGAGAAGTGAAAGAGCTAAAGTTGTTCATGGAGGGAAAAAGCGAGTTTTACAATGATACAG GCCGATATACGCCGATGCGTCTCCATTCCTGCACACTCGAATTAGCGTCACCCTCAAGGCCGCTTTTAATCCCGTCATCCGACCCCACTCACTCTTGTTCACAGTTACAATTCGTCTTACCCTTTGACTTGAGATTGCCTGGCTGGTTGCCATCGTCGTATGAGAACGATATGACATTCATCGGGTACGGATGTGTCGTAGAAGCGACTATTGGATGGGCTGAGCCTGTTTCTGTTTCTCCAAATTATGGTGATCCAACAGGAGCAGTCCCGGAGCCTCGTGGGCTTATCAAACCCAAATCCCGTTCGGTCTTTGAATCGGTTTTCTCCAGCtcaactcttcttccatcatcttccaagAAAAGTGTGAGCAAGTGGCAACCATTCTCCGTTCGCCGtcatcgtcttcatcctcctATTGGTTCAACCATCCCTGAGATTTCTGAAAGACATTACACCCTTCGTCCTGAAGCTAGTAGCACCAGTCCGATTGAATGTGTGGTAATTGCACCTGAGTTTGTGGATATCAACAGCGAAGAGAAGAATTTGAAGGTTAGCCTAAGAATTCGAGCGAGGCGGGATGCAATCGTCGTTGCCAAGTCTAGGCTCCAAACCGAGACCGAATCAACCATTGCCACTGAGGAGGATGACGATATACATCAGCCCGAATCAGTGCCGATGGAAAGGTCTAACAGCAAGTgcaagaaggagagggaagaacCTCTCACGCATGTGATCGAGCTTGGGATGGAAGTTGAAGAAACCGAGTGGTTGAGCTCTATACCATCCAGATCATTCAGATCCACCTTCCCCATCCCTGAGACCCAACCCTCTCGATACTCATCGCAACACAAGCTTATCTCGCCACCCTCCTCGTATGCGGACAACCACTTCGGCTTTGAAGACCGTCCATTCAAGGAGACGAGGACTCGTTCATGCCTTTTATCTGAAGAGGGGAACCAGCGAAACTTCTTTTTCTCGAATGATGGGCTGGGTCTGACGGATAAGTGGAGAAAAGTGAATGTCGTCCTGCCGATGCCTACGGAAGCTGGTGAGATGGGATCCAAGCCTCAGCCAGAAATTAATTCGCCATTTTTGAGGATCAAGCATGCTTTGAAGATTAGGGTTGTTTGTCGGAATGCGGGTAATTCCGAAGATGCT GTCGTCCTACTCTCTACACCCATTCGATTTTCCACATGTCCCACTACCATGCCAACCCCGATTGGCAAGCCGCACCTGGCTAGTCTCCCATCATACATCCAGCTCTTCCACGAGAATGGCGAACTAAGGGAATGTgatcctcttcctctctaTACTGCCCACGAATCCGGATTGCAAGCTACCATCCCGCTCTCCGAACCCGAGAGAAGCGATTGCAGCATCCCGGCACCTTCATACGAATCTATCCTCCCTTGCCCATCTGTCTTGTCAAACTCATCCATTCCCAGCTCCTCGACTTTAGATTCAGCATCTGGCGCAGCTTCTGCTTCTGCCTCTGTCTGTCGATCTCGctcaggctccctctccccaTCCGGTatctcctcatcttcagACCTTGATCCATTGGACGAGGGTGAGAGAAGCTTGCGCGGAAGGAGCTTTTCACCCGCTTCGCAGCTATCGGATGATGATGCGATGGACCTTGACGGTGCTGGTCCTGGTTCTGCAGCTGGCGACAGTCCTTCAGGAGCGAGGCAAGGCGAGGAAGGTATTTTAGAAGAGAGCATGGAGAGGCTTGTACGAAAGATCGGGGTGAAGAGGACTGGGAGGGGTAATCCGATGTTGACACCTCTGGTTGTACGACAAGCTCTTTAA
- a CDS encoding Endoplasmic reticulum protein, putative (Similar to SGTC gene model, INSD accession EAL21870.1), protein MTSFQGKTRCQVISYFHRLIFVNCISRMASPPSNRGNHLTFTTSTSSANTPPFTSHSPNTSTNSRISRNLSDMLFGKSTTSGTSLSRSANESTPLLTEPPSHGGRTPRRNFTASLDQVAEAAAQNRVVKLNKISPISSESEEGEAGDGRLPGDRASITMAYAKKIKQRSRYYVPVTDWLPKYSWSLFSGDLVAGVSVACLLIPQAMSYASGLARLTPVAGLWSTAIPALIYGALGTCRQLSIGPEAALSLLIGQMIQEAVYGDPHSRPAHPEAEAAAIALITTLQIGVITSVLGLLRLGFLDVVLSRALLRGFITAVAVIIFIEQLVPMLGLAALLAQPIDPSQEPPTRPLSKLFFTINNIHSINVSTALLSFTSLGFLIIVRVIKQKIAQRPGGNWVRYVPEILILVVGTTILTNVLKWDEKGVEVLGKIKGGSSLPFGWPIYKKTMKYFNYTLPTAFVSAVVGVVDSIVAARENASMYGYAVSPNRELVALGASNLVGSSIVGTGAIPVFGSITRSRLNGQIGSRTQMASIITSICMIFSIFFLLPYLYYLPKAVLAAIVTVVVYAILNEAPHEILYFWRMGAWTDFLQMVGTFFLTLCFSIELGLVASVVFSLILVIQSTSQPRIKIIGRVPGTNEWVPIDEDESAQEEIPGVLVVRIRESLSFANTGQLKERLRRLELYGMGKSHPSDEPRRESAKALILHMGDVEHIDASATQILYELTKAYHERGVGVHFAHLRPGQVKAFGIAGITDIVGPSHFHQDLSSAMREVESMGYGTSIFARWDAS, encoded by the exons ATGACATCGTTTCAAGGGAAAACAAGATGCCAAGTTATCTCTTATTTCCATCGTCTTATTTTTGTGAACTGTATATCCAGAATGGCTAGCCCTCCATCCAACCGGGGTAATCATCTGACTTTCACCACTTCTACTTCCAGCGCCAACACACCACCATTCACAAGCCACAGTCCAAACACAAGCACAAACTCAAGAATCTCACGCAACCTGTCCGATATGCTGTTTGGCAAATCCACCACATCTGGCACTAGTCTCAGCAGGTCTGCAAATGAATCAACACCTCTCTTGACCGAGCCGCCCAGCCATGGAGGCAGAACACCAAGACGAAATTTTACAGCGAGTCTTGATCAAGTAGCAGAAGCAGCAGCGCAGAATCGGGTGGTGAAGCTGAACAAAATATCGCCAATATCGAGCGAGAgtgaagagggagaggCAGGAGATGGCAGATTGCCAGGGGACAGGGCGAGCATAACGATGGCGTATGCAAAGAAGATCAAGCAGAGGTCAAGATATTACGTCCCCGTGACGGATTGGTTACCAAAATACAGTTGGTCTTT GTTTTCTGGTGATCTTGTTGCTGGTGTGTCTGTAGCATGTCTGTTGATACCGCAA GCAATGTCATACGCTAGCGGTCTTGCACGGTTAACACCCGTCGCTGGTCTCTGGTCAACAGCGATTCCAGCCCTGATATATGGCGCTCTTGGTACATGCCG GCAACTATCGATTGGTCCAGAGGCGGCTCTCTCTCTTCTAATCGGTCAGATGATCCAAGAAGCGGTGTATGGTGACCCTCACAGTAGACCGGCCCACCCGGAAGCTGAAGCAGCTGCTATCGCTCTCATCACAACCCTCCAA ATCGGCGTTATCACTAGTGTTCTTGGCCTTTTACGTCTTGGTTTCCTTGATGTCGTTTTATCACGGGCTTTACTCCGTGGGTTTATCACCGCGGTAGCCGTC ATTATCTTCATTGAACAACTCGTCCCTATGCTCGGCCTTGCCGCCCTCCTCGCTCAACCTATCGACCCATCTCAAGAACCCCCGACACGCCCCCTCTCCAAACTTTTCTTCACGATCAACAACATACACTCCATCAACGTGTCTACCGCGCTATTGAGTTTTACAAGTTTGGgcttcctcatcatcgttAGAGTGATCAAGCAGAAGATCGCGCAAAGGCCTGGAGGGAATTGGGTGCGATATGTGCCGGAAATTTTGATCTTAGTTGTTGGGACTACGA TTCTAACAAATGTGCTGAAGTGGGACGAAAAAGGAGTTGAAGTATTGGGCAAAATCAAGGGCGGCTCGAGCCTTCCTTTCGGGTGGCCCATTTACAAAAAGACGATGAAGTACTTCAATTACACC CTTCCAACAGCATTCGTCAGCGCGGTAGTGGGTGTTGTAGACTCCATCGTCGCAGCTCGAGAAAATGCATCAATGTACGGGTATGCCGTCTCTCCGAATAGGGAATTGGTCGCCTTGG GCGCATCAAATCTCGTTGGCTCGTCAATCGTAGGAACAGGAGCGATCCCCGTTTTCGGTTCCATTACCC GATCTCGTCTGAACGGCCAAATCGGTAGTCGTACTCAGATGGCAAGTATAATAACGAGTATCTGCATGATTTtctcaatcttcttccttttaCCTTATCTCTACTACCTCCCTAAG GCGGTTTTAGCAGCAATCGTCACTGTTGTCGTCTACGCGA TTTTGAATGAAGCACCGCATGAGATATTATATTTCTGGAGAATGGGAGCTTGGACAGATTTCCTGCAGATGGTGGGGACGTTCTTCCTAACTTTATGTTTCTCCATCGAG CTCGGCCTTGTAGCATCCGTCGTCTTCTCCCTCATTCTCGTCATCCAATCCACTTCACAGCCACGTATCAAAATAATTGGTCGCGTACCGGGCACAAACGAGTGGGTACCTATCGATGAGGATGAATCTGCTCAGGAGGAGATTCCGGGGGTGTTGGTGGTGAGGATCAGAGAGAGTTTGAGTTTTGCCAATACGGGGCAGTTAAAGGAGCGGTTAAGGAGG CTGGAGTTATACGGGATGGGCAAGAGCCATCCAAGTGATGAACCAAGGAGGGAATCTGCTAAAGCACTCATTTTGCACATGGGTGATGTCGAGCATATTGACGCATC AGCAACGCAAATCCTGTACGAGCTCACGAAAGCGTACCACGAAAGAGGCGTAGGCGTTCATTTCGCACATTTAAGACCGGGGCAGGTGAAGGCGTTTGGGATTGCGGGTATCACAGATATT GTCGGCCCAAGCCATTTCCATCAGGATTTAAGTAGCGCCATGAGGGAGGTTGAGAGTATGGGTTATGGGACAAGCATTTTTGCGAGGTGGGATGCGTCATAA
- a CDS encoding Hypothetical protein (Similar to TIGR gene model, INSD accession EAL21872.1; CNBC0130), with protein MLTRIRERLRIILDRITVQDAQQSTSLSEDELGENTGTLKQKLEERRMTAPDGQVLPDWMSYVTYVSVIDGVSITTGSVADLPLTYYGASIPLISGWIYGGSTRPTSHISISASASLSESMSEEQTTQVINVMSSSNSDSRTSSSDTRSQSSSTSTLFSSSLVPPTSSILPSGSIMSTSMSTSKSTSPPTASDAQPTTTCASTSTSSFVPNNQHNIVPPLLAVLIPVGTAFLIFLLLLCVYHCRRSDLGKGFLSWLFKPRQCTPVPCTPRKRCTPPIITANPCFRSPNEKSALLPDFVAQHHRKSSNVSASMENDAGIRELVQQNQSLLQRLSIGLGWANQTSNNSGKSGTSRRTSGNTLEKGLGAGEAVAMAASRAAGAAGAVGIGWTMTGNSNGNGQKYERVLNDDQLFYKVPWQTHSSNGSRGGASPSSSSLSRPSATASKQINSQASVREEVANPRHEGRPSMTFSVSIPETPGSRHLSESDMEAADFSSRMASQPHISKDRMRFPIPPGLGLYKDGAASRNEDREGIPRTPTDTSSGTFYSANSALHCDFTPPPPGSPLHRDASDYKHASVSAFGSHPATPTIAFHDHTTMSSQSHYSPFSTNSCRSPITRVAASRDPSPLKLPASPSPVGSRMVPNSVATYSAIQPMKKLFAPTPQSSRGSRSEMGVEDEREEEYTGQPIIDDASLRGGMVIRRNIGEFGESLRPAYVFQNIISPTYTSLAPSYSSETASIHTSHFGSSFSHPPSHQSHQSQAPSQCESSLSSRGLHASVNAASRKQALRGRMSHAQLFRTSEIVEQLEEMPSLSREQQIGVGAVGQGDEEEEGGEGGDIGECSSLVGFESGSQT; from the exons ATGCTCACTCGTATACGAGAACGACTCCGCATCATCCTTGATAGAATCACAGTCCAAGATGCTCAGCAGTCAACATCATTATCGGAAGATGAACTTGGAGAGAATACTGGAACTTTAAAGCAAAAGctggaggagaggaggatgacAGCTCCGGATGGGCAGGTACTCCCAGATTGGATGAGTTATGTGACC TATGTATCGGTCATTGATGGAGTATCGATAACGACCGGAAGCGTAGCCGATTTACCGCTGACTT ATTATGGAGCTTCCATACCTCTTATATCTGGCTGGATCTATGGTGGATCAACACGTCCGACGTCCCATATTTCAATTTCAGCGTCAGCATCATTGTCAGAGTCTATGTCGGAAGAGCAAACTACTCAAGTCATAAACGTAATGTCTTCATCGAATTCAGATTCTCGAACTTCGAGTTCCGACACTCGCTCACAGTCGTcatccacctccaccttGTTTTCCTCATCCCTTGTTCCGCCTACGTCATCAATCCTTCCTTCCGGAAGTATTATGTCTACGTCTATGTCTACGTCGAAGTCTACATCACCACCAACGGCTTCAGATGCTCAACCTACTACCACTTGTGCTTCGACCTCTACTTCTTCATTCGTCCCGAATAATCAACACAACATTgtccctcctcttctcgcCGTTCTCATACCAGTCGGAACTGCATTTCtcattttccttctcctATTATGTGTTTACCACTGTAGACGCTCGGATCTGGGTAAAGGCTTCTTATCATGGCTTTTCAAACCAAGACAATGTACACCAGTGCCTTGTACACCTCGGAAGAGGTGCACTCCGCCCATCATAACTGCAAACCCCTGTTTTCGCTCACCCAATGAGAAATCCGCCCTCTTGCCAGACTTTGTAGCTCAACATCATCGCAAATCGTCAAATGTATCAGCCAGTATGGAAAACGATGCTGGGATTAGGGAGCTGGTCCAGCAGAATCAGTCGCTTCTCCAACGCCTGAGCATAGGGCTAGGCTGGGCTAATCAAACCTCCAACAACTCTGGAAAGTCTGGTACTAGCAGGCGTACGAGCGGCAATACCTTGGAAAAGGGTCTTGGTGCGGGCGAAGCGGTCGCGATGGCTGCTTCCCGTGCTGCCGGTGCTGCCGGTGCTGTCGGTATTGGGTGGACGATGACCGGTAACTCGAATGGTAATGGCCAAAAGTATGAGAGAGTACTGAATGATGATCAGCTGTTTTATAAAGTACCCTGGCAAACGCATAGTTCTAATGGTTCTCGGGGTGGGGCTTCTCCCTCTTCAAGCTCTCTTAGTCGGCCATCCGCTACTGCGTCGAAACAGATAAATTCTCAGGCGTCTGTCCGGGAAGAAGTGGCTAACCCTCGGCATGAGGGCCGTCCGTCAATGACGTTCAGTGTTTCCATTCCGGAGACGCCTGGAAGTAGACATTTATCTGAGAGTGATATGGAAGCTGCCGATTTTAGCAGCCGTATGGCATCGCAACCTCACATTTCAAAAGATCGGATGAGGTTCCCAATTCCGCCTGGTCTAGGGTTGTACAAAGATGGAGCGGCGTCGCGTAACGAGGATCGAGAAGGTATACCACGAACACCAACCGATACCAGTTCGGGTACTTTTTATTCAGCTAACTCTGCACTTCACTGCGATTTcactcctcctcctcctggATCACCTCTTCATCGTGATGCTTCGGATTACAAACATGCTTCCGTCTCTGCTTTCGGCTCGCACCCTGCAACCCCAACGATTGCTTTCCATGATCACACTACCATGTCTTCTCAGTCCCATTATTCACCGTTTTCTACCAATTCTTGTCGCTCCCCTATCACTAGAGTCGCTGCTTCGCGCGACCCGAGCCCCTTAAAATTGCCCGCTTCGCCCTCACCTGTTGGGAGCCGGATGGTGCCCAACAGTGTTGCGACCTATAGTGCTATACAACCTATGAAGAAGCTTTTTGCACCGACCCCCCAGTCGAGCAGGGGGTCGAGATCGGAAATGGGAgttgaggatgagagagaggaagagtaCACTGGTCAGCCGATAATTGATGACGCGAGCTTGAGAGGGGGGATGGTGATTAGAAGGAATATCGGAGAGTTTGGTGAATCTCTAAGGCCCGCATACGTC TTTCAAAATATTATCTCGCCAACCTATACGTCCCTCGCTCCCTCTTATTCTTCCGAAACGGCATCTATCCATACTTCCCATTTTGGATCATCCTTTTCTCATCCCCCCTCCCATCAATCCCATCAGTCCCAAGCCCCATCCCAATGTGAAAGCAGCTTGAGTAGTCGCGGACTACATGCGAGTGTAAATGCTGCGAGCAGGAAACAAGCGCTTAGAGGACGAATGAGTCATGCGCAATTGTTCAGAACTTCGGAAATTGTGGAGCAGCTTGAGGAGATGCCATCGCTGTCCCGGGAGCAGCAGATTGGGGTAGGGGCGGTGGGACAGGGggacgaggaggaggaaggtggTGAAGGTGGTGATATAGGGGAATGTTCATCTTTGGTCGGGTTTGAATCAGGTAGTCAGACTTGA
- a CDS encoding uncharacterized protein (Similar to TIGR gene model, INSD accession AAW42542.1), protein MAEEKQPVGFRTTSYPAIANPPLPAEGCASFSNYELAASIIFGPWIIQRLLPLPNGWKTYWFLVILLGVPIAVAYWTLKSKFGKRVNEKVQLPGKPISHYLDFKDKELEQKYKDRKIPMQIFHDAYFDKKVDFKGDILDVMEYRHDWATFEFTPELFKYVFTKLIPDVIFHSQAQDEDQVRDHYDRGNDFYSWFLGPRMIYTGGVMTDINRQETLEELQDNKLRLVCEKLDLKEGDHMLDIGCGWGTLAAFAGKNYNVDVTGVTLARNQAAFGTQRLRENGVPEERGRILCMDYRDIPQAPGYYNKISCLEMAEHVGIRRYGKFLKEVYDLLADDGVMVFQVAGIRTCWQFEDLVWGLFMNKYVFPGADASCALNWVVSQLEHANFEIKSIDVLGVHYSATLHRWYQNWLSNKDKCVAKYGERWYRIWAFFLAYSVISSRQGSASVFQITCHKNLNGFHRVEGVPSHTSLHAPVSRKLEPVISHTEMWE, encoded by the exons ATGGCAGAGGAAAAACAGCCAGTCGGCTTCAGAAC CACTTCCTACCCCGCTATCGCGAATCCCCCTCTCCCTGCTGAAGGCTGCGCATCCTTCTCCAACTACGAGCTCGCGGCTTCCATCATCTTTGGCCCATGGATCATCCaacgtcttcttcctctgccCAACGGCTGGAAGACATATTGGTTCCTCGTCATCCTCCTCGGTGTTCCCATTGCTGTCGCTTACTGGACTCTTAAATCCAAATTCGGAAAGAGGGTGAATGAAAAGGTCCAGCTCCCTGGTAAACCCATCAGCCACTATCTCGACTTCAAGGACAAGGAGCTTGAGCAGAAATACAAGGACAGAAAGATCCCTATGCAAATTTTCCACGACGCGTACTTTGACAAGAAGGTTGATTTTAAGGGTGATATTTTGGACGTCATGGAGTACAGGCATGACTGGGCTACTTTTGAGTTTACCCCCGAG TTGTTCAAATATGTTTTTACCAAGCTGATTCCCGACGTTATCTTCCACTCTCAAGCTCAAGACGAAGACCAAGTCCGTGACCACTACGACCGAGGCAACGACTTTTACTCTTGGTTCCTCGGTCCTCGTATGATTTACACTGGAGGTGTCATGACCGATATCAACCGCCAAGAAACTCTTGAAGAACTCCAAGACAACAAGCTGCGACTCGTGTGTGAGAAACTCGACCTGAAGGAGGGTGACCACATGTTGGACATTGGTTGTGGCTGGGGTACCCTTGCCGCGTTTGCCGGTAAGAACTACAACGTCGATGTGACCGGTGTGACTCTTGCTCGAAACCAAGCTGCTTTCGGTACTCAGCGTTTGAGGGAGAATGGTGTGCCCGAGGAGAGGGGAAGGATTTTGTGCATGGACTACCGTGATATCCCCCAGGCGCCTGGTTACTACAACAAGATCTCTTGTCTTGAGATGGCGGAACATGTTGGAATTAGGAGGTACGGCAAGTTTTTGAAAGAGGTCTACGATCTTTTGGCGGACGATGGTGTCATGGTCTTCCAAGTCGCTGGTATCCGTACCTGCTGGCAGTTTGAGGATCTTGTCTGGGGTTTGTT CATGAACAAGTACGTTTTCCCCGGCGCAGATGCTTCTTGCGCTCTCAACTGGGTCGTTTCCCAACTCGAACACGCCAACTTTGAGATCAAATCCATCGACGTCCTCGGTGTACACTACTCAGCAACTCTTCACCGATGGTACCAGAACTGGTTGAGCAACAAGGACAAATGTGTTGCCAAGTATGGCGAGAGATGGTACAGGATTTGggccttcttcttggcGTACAGCGTCATCTCTTCTAG GCAAGGATCTGCGTCTGTTTTCCAGATTACATGCCACAAGAACCTTAACGGCTTCCACCGTGTCGAGGGGGTTCCTTCCCATACTTCCCTCCACGCCCCTGTCTCTAGGAAGCTTGAGCCCGTTATTTCTCACACCGAGATGTGGGAGTAA